In the genome of Brienomyrus brachyistius isolate T26 chromosome 24, BBRACH_0.4, whole genome shotgun sequence, the window CCTGGGGTAGGACAACTCTGTCCATACATTACATGCGCtatcagtcaaaagtctggacacgcctgctgaaaagcatttttatttcaaaatgaTACCATCCCTAAGCACATCTCCAGGTCATGTAAGCACGTTATTTTCTTGGGTAcaaggaaagagatggagtgctgtgacagatgacatGGCCCCCCATGATCTCCCCAACCTAAACCCTATAGATCTGGcttgggatgagttggatcaaagagtaagagcaaagtagccgacttgtgcccagaacttgtggaaactccttcaggcctgttggagaagcatcccgggcggctacatctggaagctgggtGAATGAATGCCGAGAGTCTGCAGTGCGGCCATCGGAGCAGAAGGGGGCTGTTTTGAAGAGTGTAAAATTTGGTCATTGAAATATTTCATATGTGTTACTTCATTGCCTTGGGACCTATTGCTACGAGGTGAACAACAGCAAATATAGAGACACATACATTGAAAGCAAATGTggccagacttttgactggttctGTATGTGGTTCTGGGCGGAGGATCAGGAATTAATAATTTGATACACTTGATATCAAAGATGCCAGTGATCTGCAAACTATCTTAAATGAATAAGCTAATTTTCTAATACAATGGATGTTAATTCCTTTTGCACCATTTCATCATAACAAGGAAGCGTTTTTATAGATTAAGGAGCATTTTACAGTTGCTTTGTGTTCAAACTGTTTAAGTGTGTTTAAgtcttgacttgtggtggtttttccttccccgccaaatcaggaGTCAGAAGCCGCTTGTGTAGATTCATATTcaatctttattgcaacaacaaGGTTACAACCAAGGCAGTACACTTGCACGCGTATCTAACACAGTTTCACATCAAttgttatactttttttttatcgtttaacaatatctcgtcacttaaccATCGCCATTCCCTCCACCATTCACCATCGTTGTTTTCTCCCttgatccacacccctaggtgataagtgtGTCAGTCATCTCTTTTACCGTTCGGTCCATGGGCCGAACACAATTGTGGTGTGACCATCTCTActcgatttttttaaaaatagtttCTCTATCTGTAACATTCATATGCATCTCAGTTAACATTTCCAGCATGTGGAACAGGCGGAGTGAACGTCCCTGCGTGGTTTGAAGTTGTGTGTTTTGCCTCGTCTGGGTTTTACGCTGCTTGAAAACAAACTGGACCAAGGGGAAAATGCTCCAGTGTCCGAGACAATTAACTATAGTTGTGAAAACGCCCCAAAACTCAAATAACTTGGAGCCCTCCAGCTAGGAGATCTTCAGCTGAAGATAGCAGTGAAGCTCCTTTGTGGGgacggggatgggggggggggtttattctAAAGAAAAGAGAACCAAAGGTGACCAAATAAGAAGGAACCGTTCTTTATGAGTAGAACCTGTCACATTGGTCGCTGTACTGGAATTTCCCTTTCAGGAACGGGCCTGACAGACTCTGACGAGGTGAATGAAGTGATCCAGAGGAGCATGACCAGCTGCTGAACGGaactggggcggggggggggggggggggggtcgatgtAACACTCTGGAAGCctgtaatcccccccccacacagataTTTAGCATCGCTGAACTTCAGGGTCGCTGTGGGGCAGAAACAGGACAGGGATTCAGACCCAGAGCGTCACACTCTAttcttgttggggggggggggtctcctggGTAGGACCCATCAGGCACCTCCAGCATCACTTAAAGAGTAGATAAGTTGTGTGTTTAGAGAAGCCGTTCTGCAACCCCCCACCCTGCTATactgaactgcaatatatatatatatatatgatatttcgCTTGGAAAAGTTCTAGCATGAATTTACATTAGTGTCTCTCTAAATGTTTGAAAAAGTGGCCGTTTAAAATCGTAGTGCATTTTTTTACGTTTGCTAAATGTGGGAAAACTGAGCGGGATTTCAGAGCATGCAACGTTCTACAAACGGCACCCAGACCACGCAACGTTCTACAAACGGCACCCAGACCACGCAACGTTCTACAAACGGCACCCAGAGCATGCAACGTAAATCAGAGGTAACTCCGGGGAATTCTTTCATTTGGCAATCGTTCAAGTAATaaccactcacacactcacacccaaGGTTTGGAGGAAGAAACAGAGAGTATGACAGTACTCTCCAAGGACCGTATACATTTCTCCAGCACAGTACCGATTACATAATTGGAACCATTAAAAACGGATTTAACCCTATAACAATCTAAATGCACCTACCTTAttcagaggggaaaaaaacacacttatCACGCGCAAAGTATTCATAGgtaggcaaggagcaggcactgacacccaccacacgacaaaccacctcagggacgagagcctgagtgcagccatgtggcggGTGAGACCTCAGCACCGCACCggtccaaatggaccagtgtccggagtgccaatcctgccaccaaccaagtttttccctgtaagttggaggacagACCAATTAAAAATAAGGGTGGGGGGGATTTCATTTGCCTCTTCGTCTCCCTTGTAAAATTTTCTCAAAAGACCTGGACTTCTCACGCATTAATATTCCTTAGACTGGTTTCTATGCGACTTGCGCCCCCGGGATGCGATGCACTGCGCCCCCTGGCGGTCAAATACAGATTCTACAGCATTTCCAGGAAATATAGGGGAGTCCTAGTAGATCAAAGCGATAAGGTTTAACGCGAAAGTTTGTActtcacatactaaaaatagaACATTTGCAACAGTTGTCTAATcagcaataacaataacaacaacaataataataatatcgacAATGAGACTTATTCATAAATCATATTGCATGAATCGCAAATTTAGAAAAATATTTGCATAATCGATATTACAGGGGTATGAAATATTGTTGACTGGCTAGTTTCACAAGCACGCAGAAATATGCGGTATTTTCGCTCGTCTGCGTGCACAGGATTTGGCTTGTTGTTTTTTGTGTATGACTTCCTCCTCTGTAGCGCATAGCTAACAAAGACATGATTTCTCGGAAATCAGGCGTAGACTGCTGCCGTACAGTAGCGCGGCAGGACAGCGCGCAAGCGCGAGCGCCTGGCTGCTTTTTAGTCACTACCGGGGAATACCAGCGCTATTTAACGCGCCGCGCGGGTCGCACGGGGTGGAGTATCGCTGATTGTTGTTGGTCACTGTATCGTACTTCTGAAGAAATCTGGAATAACTTCAACCAACCTCCTTACTAATAACGGCATAGGAAACGTTTTAAAAGTTACACAACGTGAgtattttattatcattttcatCACGGGGAGTAAGTTCCACAATTCTTTTTAGTAGCCTATATTTAGAGGTGTATATTTGGTATATTTTAGAATGTCTATATAGATGCACATAGATTAATGATTAATTCAACTATCTTGACTGAAGTGTTACTCTGTTTATACACACACCGCAATGTATGCGGCTTTTGTTAGTTATATTTATCATAACGCTTAACTGCACAGTTTCGCTGCATGCGTTTTTTTAACATCTTATTAGTTTCATTAAATGAAGCAATGCGaatgttgttccctgctttttaCAAATCACGTGAATATAGGCATATATAAGTAAAATCTGTAAAATTGACAATAAGTAATTTCTATATATTTCTGCTCATTTATAAAAGCGCATACTGTGTTTCTACACATTACAAAATGAAAATAGGCTACGTAACAGCAATACTAATCGCAAACACGGCGCATCGAATGTTATTGTCACTTcataataaactgaatgcaggtATGCTGATCTTTTCAGTGTTCCATAGTACGGCtgtaatttaatatatataGCATCACTCGACAATGAACTTTTAAACTTTCATAAATTAACGTGCTTTGAATAAAAGAGCACGTAGCTGCATCTATTTGGTTATTAGGTTtgagaaacaaacaaaagagaAGATTCGAATACGAGTTTTATGCGTAAAATTACATTACTGGCAGCCTGTGCGCGAGAACAGAACCGCTGTATTTTGGATTTTTGGAAAACTGTGTTTAGTGTTATATAATCAGCGCGGTCTTGCTCCGCTTTGTTGGTAATACGACACCGGTAGGTTCATTATAATTTCCGCTAACGGCGTGGCTATAAAACTGCTTCGCGTTGGTGCTTTGCGTTacttttattgtgaaagaaacGAAGAAACGAGTAAACATCATAGATTGCCCTTGTTCTTGCAGCAATCATGCCTGTGCAACGCATGAGAATGAGACCTTGGTTGGAGAAGAAAATTGAACTCCAGGAAATTGACGGGCTGAGATGGGTCGACAAGGTACGAGAGCGACGGCAGGATAGGCTCTCTCTGCGCATGCACGGCTaagtttacaaaacatttaagcATACCAGGGGGGCAGCACATGTATCATGCTCATTTGCTTCTTGTTTTAAGGAGAAGAAAATATTCTGCATTCCATGGAAGCACGCAGCTCGTCATGGCTGGGAAATGGATAAAGATGCCTCGCTCTTTATGCAGTGGGCCATTCATACAGGTGAGCAAGACACCTGCAATATAATATATCCTACAGATGGTCCGTGATTACGATATTTCGGACTTTACGATgagtaaatgtttttcactttcagcaCATTATGCAATAAATTACATTCAATAATTCAGCAGTTGATCATAAATAATCTTTGTGTTAATAATTTTGCCCAACTgcaggctaatgtaagtgttttaagcatgtttaagctaggctaggctaggctaagattaaaatgcgTTTTCGCCTTACGATACGTTCGCTTTATTATAGGTTTGTCAGAACATAATCCCATCATAACCTGGGGAGACACTGTACTTAAACGTCTTGCATCATTTGTACTGCCCACATATGCTAAATTCAAGTTCGTCATCTGTCTAATAAATTCTGGGGATTCCTCTGCCCCCGATATTACCCTTTGATCCTGACAAGCTTGACAGGTGTGCTGAAGTCAGTGCTATTTTCCCAGGGAAATACAAGCCCGGTGTCACCCAACCCGACCCAAAAACGTGGAAGGCCAATTTCCGCTGTGCCATGAACTCCCTCCCGGACATTGAAGAAGTCAAAGCAAAAAGCATTCACAAGGGCTCAGAGGCCGTCAGAGTCTACAAAATGCTGCAATCTGTCAGCAAGAAAAAAGGTATGCGACTATACATACCTGAATAGACACTGCAGAAACATTCAAACAGACTGTACAGTGTTTAATAGAACTCTTTCAAAGTCACCTTTGGGCACGGAGCCATTGTTAGTAACCATTAGTCGACAATTAAGCTATCACCTCAGCTGGATAATTTGTTGCTGTTAAAGGCATTTCTTGTCTTTCGACAGAGAAGAAATCAAGGACGAAAGATAACAGAAGAAAGATGAAGGCAAGTTCTCCTTAAAATAATAACTTTTTCAGTTACCAGCGATCCTTGAGGTGTCCTCCATCCATACCTACTACGTTGTCCATTTGCAGGACGGGGAGGACTGTACCGTTATGGACTGTTCGAGATGTGACAAAAAAATCCTTCTGTTTTACACATGGACTACAAACCTCTCGCTTGTTCTTTAGGTCGCCGAGTCACACATCAAGATGGATGATGTGGACCACAAACAGCCAGAAACAGAGACGACTGTTCAGGAGGAACCCATGCAAGAGACAACAGTGGACAGTTCAGAGAATCAAGGTAGGCCATTTGCTGACTGGGTTTCTCAGAACTTCAGTTTCGGGTTTTTCAGAACCACATGCGCCTTGGTAATGGCGGAACTGCCAGAAAACTACAAAAACCAAACTGTAGACTCTTTAGGTCAATATGAACAGCATCAATGTAGACCTCGGTACAAGAAGTCAATAATGGTGCATTGATGTTACATTGCAAGACGACCTTTATCTGTTTCACTTGTAGTGAGTTCATCTCATCATTATGGCAACGAGGATAATTTCTCCAACTGGCCTCCCACGGTGACGACAACCGTATCAGAAGTTGACAGCACCAATGTGTTCCATTTCCAGGTGTCCCCTTTACCGTCCTCAGGTAGCGTACCCATGGGGCCGGTGACGATCATTAAATTACGGGTAACTTCTTAATTAATGTGGATGGTAATTTTTGGGATTACCTATATCAGTTGAAGGTGTCCTCCGAGTGAATATCACCTGTATTGTCTTTGACGTACTTTAACTGGCCTGTCTCATCTGCATAGCTGTAAGGAATCTGGCGTTATATACAGAATAAATGTCATAATTGTTAAATATTATTTTGATTTTTTACCGGATCATTCCCGTTTCAGGCTTCGATGATGACGAGGCAGTTCTCATTGATGTAAGTTTGGCTTCGGTACATCCTATCATGTCCATGCACTGATTATACCCTCCGAGcattacagacgctcctctacttacgaactttcaacttacgaacttttagacacacgaacgaagaggactgtaagtctgaattgtgttcgttgggctcccgtttcctgtccgcaacatgaatttttttttcctgctcgcCAGTTCCGCCCAGTATGACTTCTGGCGGCCGTAGCGTGcgcactcccagcatcctagctctttgtacttgcgtatgcccttaaaatgatgttgaatgaccacttacgaacatttcaagttacgaacttTTAGACacacgaacgaagaggactgtatgtccaaattgtgttcgttgggctcccgtttcctgtccgcaacatcaattctttttttctgcgcgccaattccCCCTAGTACAACTTCtgaccgctactcccgccgcgcagcagcgtagcgtgcgaacACCCAGCATCCTagctctttgtacttgcgtatgcccttaaaatgatgttgaatgacgacttacgaacatttcaagttacgaacggctgtCCGGAACGTGCCTCAGTCGTAagcagaggagcgtctgtatatgcaGAAGTGTAAAGATTCTATGAACTATACATCGGAATCGACGAACTCTTGTCACTTCTTCGCAGCTGGCTTATGAGCAGGAACAGTGGCAGCAAAGCAGCATAGATGGCAAAGGATTCTTGAGCAATGAGATGGGGGCAGCAGATTCCAGTCACAGTCAGGACAGCTTGTATTCTGGTAAGTACAACCTCACCCAATGGGGCAACAGTGTTGTGGATgccttcagccaatcaggtgCAGCTATAGGGGAGCTAGCAGCTCTCATCTGATTGGCTAAAGAATTAGATTCCCTCCACTCACACAGGGAAATAGAAGCCTATTGATGGAAACAGTTTCTctgaagattttattttatatcgCTAAAGGTAGTTGCCTATTTATGACAAACAAGTTACTGTAATAGTTACAAAATCAACAAAACATACCAAGGGACCGTAAAGGATAAATCAAGTCAGTTATAACTGATATTAATCCAACGGCAGGCACATGGAAACCTCTCAATAGATCTATAATAAAACTGTAATATAACTATTACCCATTGATACCAATGTTGTTAGCAATGATTCGTATGGTTTTTTTTCGATTTGCTGAATAAGCTAGAGACAATAACATTTTAGAGTAAACAAGAATGATACAATGTATCTGTCATTGTTATAGCCGTTTGCTAGTGATCTTCGGAAATCTCAGACTAGGGTTCATGTTTGGTTGCTTTGTCATCCTTTCTCCTGTGTCGCTCATTCACCATGACATCCATTGTTCGTTCAATCGACGTTTCTTCTATCAATTGACCATAATATCTTCTCTGTAAATCAAACAAGTAatttatgtgtgtttttatattgtCGCTTTGTTTCCTTTGCAGGGGCAGAAAACGAGCTGTATTACCCTGAACTGCATTCCGAAAATTCTGGTGCTATCAGCGCTATTAGCGACTACGAGACCCCCAGCGCCATGAATTTTTACCCAAGTCAGCCAATTTGCTGCCCTCATTGAATGCCATGGGATTGTGATTCATCAGCTATGAAGAGATTTATATACTGAGACATTTTACCTGTAAGGTAACAGGCATATGCAAAGGATAATTTGAACTATTTTCAAggatatcattttttttttttttttttttttttttttttttttacgaagaGTGCTgatattatttttaaactgtGCTATTTCTTGTATGTGGAAGACTATTGCACtttatatataaaacaattaaactacCACTCAACTAAACGCATAATAAATGTGCTAATTAGGCCCAAATgtgtagggaaaaaaaaaaacataattaaataaGACGTTTCATATTGCTACTACTGTAACCGCTATGGCTGTATCAATCATGTGTTTAGTTGCTGTTTAGCACCTTCTCCTGCAAGGTCTCTGTGATTTTTATGGACAATcggaaaaagaaggaaaagcaaaaacgaaaaagaaaaaaaaatgacgatgaggcaaaaaaaacaattattattattatttttatgtggACAGATATGCACATATGTTTTTGTAAATGTTCTTCAGGAAAGGGCAGGAATGGCCGTGTTGCTGTTCAGAGAAAACAGAGATTGTCTTCTttaaaggaaattaagaatattcCGTTTGGAATATATGCGGCATTTacaagacgggggggggggggggggggtggtggtggtggttgatTCTCTTACGTCTTTATCTAGTTTTGGTGTTTTGGTCATGTATATAATTGTATATTTGTAAAAAGGACTATTTTTCTACAAAATAAACCAAATTGTGTTGTACTTTGTTAAGATTCTTTTGTAACTATCATTGGCAGTATTTAGCTTGTGATGTACTGATGCTGTGGGATTATTTTTTATCCTGCTGTAATGGAACATAATGTAAATTATTAATTCAATCTAATATAATGAGTCTGCTCATTTTACATTATCGCTGCGTCTTTGATGACCAAGAGTCAATTTGAGTCGAGCTAGATCCTCAAGTCAAGGAACGATGCAAATGTGACAGAGGTTTGCGTTTGGGGACGTCCTGTAATTTCTTGAATGCTTCcctgttattatttaatgtatACGTTTTAATGGACAGCTGCTTCTACGGGGTCGTTTATCCAGGCATAGCTGCGGTTATTGTAGTTCAGGCAGCAGATTAAAGGCGGTATGTAAAAGTTTTACAGCTGAAAGACTTTATGAGTGTGACCTATAGCGTTTACATGACAAGCAAAACGCGTTTCGAACACAGTTCACTCGAACGCAGAAAGTGCCGATGGACAAACGTTTACTCCCGGTCAAACACGTGCAAATTATGACCAAGAAGACACGggtcccttctgtttctcaggTGTCTACAAGACACGGTCGTCACCATTATGCACTTGACCTTCTGTGCCGAAACGGGCTTGTAAGCAGTGGCTCATTCAAATGTACCCATATTAAAACAGAGGGAAGTAATGGAAGTTCGCTCTCATGTTCATGACTTTCAATATGAGAGAACTTGAGTTATTAGTCATTTCAAAACCTGTCACCGTGAGTATAAGAAAATGTTATTGAATACGTCAGACTAATGCTCCTTAATTAGTCTTAAATAATCCTTGTTGGAGTGGCACAAAGATCGTTGATAGTCCATTGTAATTAACAGCAAACTCGCACTTTAATATTTACTGGCAAATTGCTGGAGTGCGCGCTGGGCTTAGCCTTCCCCGGACCGCCTCGGCTCCCCAGTGCCACGCGACTTTTCCCTGGGAATCTCCCAGTGCCCAGCATAGCCCTAAATATTTGGCAACTGGAGATAAGCGGTTGAAAGTTTGAGGTACGGCAGTGCCAGATGGGGATTCTTTTCATGCACCGTTTACAGTAGAAGATAAGACCAGCGTTGTGTTTTTCTTCATTTCAGTGAAACTGGTATTTCTTGTTTTTCATATTTGCATTTAGTTAAGGACCAGATACCCGCTTCATAAAACAGGAATCATTTGTCATATTCCTCTCTAGATGTCTGTACAACATGTAAATCGACTGAATGAGTTTTAGGCTGATACAGATTGCCATGCTCGCCTTTACTGTATACGGGCTTTGCGCATTGTCTCAGGcgttattaacatattataagTATCCAAAGGTAGTGATTGTGACGAGTAAAAATGACCCTTTGTTTAAATGTGCATACATCCAAGGTATGGTCCTATTCTGCAAAGATCCAAAGATTTAGGACATGCATTATTGCAGAAAAAATGTTTATCCTGTAAAAAGGCATTTTATgcaaattttaaaaatgcaaggtTCAGGGTTAAATACCGGGCACATCGTTTTAAAAAATACGGGAAATGCATGCCGTACAGGGCTAGAGTGAAAACACCACAGACTACAAAGTGCCAGTCTGATTCTAAAGGCAATAATCAGGTATACATTCCAACGTGCAACCATCATTCCTGCGCAGAcgattttaatgtattttatcaAGTGTGCCATCTGGAAATGACTTAAAGTGTGTCACCCGACCGGTACTGCAGCATCGATCATCTGTCTGAGAGCCTGTTGACAGCTGTAAAATACAAATGGACAGTGCAACCTGCAAATTTAAACAACCACCGAGATGCACCGAGACCCGATCGCTAAAACCATTTGGCGAGGTGTGCTGGGACGCATTTGAACATGCACACATCGTTTGTATTGTAAAGGCTTATGCGTCCTGATGTGCCCCCCGACAAAGACAACAATAACTGTGTGAAGTGCCAATACCGGTCTTAAGTGAtgtggcgccctaggcgagcatcaccGCCGACGCCCCCTGTCTAAGACGAACTTAAATTTGCTGCCAAGTCGGCGCCCTCCTCAGAGGTTGCCGCCCTAGGCCTCTGCTGAAATATCCAGATGAAACTGTtagcttcatttttttttgaaagagtttattacgaaatattaaattattaaaatgcaaAAGGGCGAGATCATCTAAATATGTTCAGTTAATATGAGCCAATTGTAATTTGCGCACGTCTACAGTATATTGCTTGTCTACATGAATACGGACGACCTTTGTCAGCTGTCCCAGGTTGGCTGTGTGGTAGAGGTGAAAGTCACAGTTCTCATCTTCCCTGTGCATGAAGAGGGCATCTTAGGTGCACGGAACTAGCAATAATCATAACAATTTTAATTGTTAAACAGGATATACCCCAGCCTCATACTGTACGGAATCAGCcgctgtgaaaaaaaaatagtggatggaatatttaattctattattattttacgTGGTCCATATGAACCTCTGGAGATTTATTAACGTTGCAGCGCCGCAGTTAGATAATGCAGGGCGACGGGATGTTTTTCATAGCGTCTGCCCGTCTCACGGACCGTCCTATATATTAGTGTGCCAGTGTCACACTCACTGTATTTCTGGTCCGGGCGCATTTTTCGGTTTTTGTTACACTGCTGTTTTGCGCTTGTGGTGCAATC includes:
- the LOC125720230 gene encoding interferon regulatory factor 1-like, whose product is MPVQRMRMRPWLEKKIELQEIDGLRWVDKEKKIFCIPWKHAARHGWEMDKDASLFMQWAIHTGKYKPGVTQPDPKTWKANFRCAMNSLPDIEEVKAKSIHKGSEAVRVYKMLQSVSKKKEKKSRTKDNRRKMKVAESHIKMDDVDHKQPETETTVQEEPMQETTVDSSENQVSSSHHYGNEDNFSNWPPTVTTTVSEVDSTNVFHFQVSPLPSSGFDDDEAVLIDLAYEQEQWQQSSIDGKGFLSNEMGAADSSHSQDSLYSGAENELYYPELHSENSGAISAISDYETPSAMNFYPSQPICCPH